A stretch of the Lactuca sativa cultivar Salinas chromosome 9, Lsat_Salinas_v11, whole genome shotgun sequence genome encodes the following:
- the LOC111905569 gene encoding LOW QUALITY PROTEIN: parthenolide synthase (The sequence of the model RefSeq protein was modified relative to this genomic sequence to represent the inferred CDS: inserted 2 bases in 1 codon), which produces MEIFSIFSSWLLTALLVLSMFWICRYTLKSNRSSMVSPKLPPNPPKLPIIGNLHQLLGKPRHLAFWQLSQEYGPVMLLNIGTRSCLIISSSAMAMEVLKDQDQILCSRPISKTTKLLTYNYVDAAFSPHSNHWRKMRKALVSEFVGPKRARLTNHVLLTEVEIMLRSISLHPSNSAVNITELFLAIAKAMICKVAFGSNYREREQLLKGPSLEVMLDEVMELLDPSLSDLFPWLGPIVDQISGRNHMLEKLFSNLDAYIQTNVDDHKNHIGKVDDDEKDFLHTLLELSSIENASHDDRFTIEEIKALIMDIFIGGIDTTFATMVWAMSEIIRNPRVMQKVQSEIRNXAQRKQKLDEMDVTKMTYLKMVVKETLRLHPPAALLLPHESLSHCQIGGYDVLPETMVFINGWVIGRDPSTWGKNAAEFYPERFENLEGDFRGGNYEMVPFGGGRRTCPALKTAPATIEFTIANLLYWYDWKIPGGVKNEDLDMVEEGSLLVRKKLPLFLVPINHNWED; this is translated from the exons ATGGAGATCTTTTCTATCTTCTCTTCATGGCTTCTCACAGCACTACTAGTCCTCTCCATGTTCTGGATCTGTCGTTATACTCTTAAATCTAATAGGTCGTCCATGGTTTCCCCTAAGCTTCCACCAAATCCTCCAAAGCTTCCGATAATTGGAAACTTGCATCAACTACTAGGTAAACCTCGTCATCTAGCCTTTTGGCAACTTTCCCAAGAATATGGCCCAGTTATGCTTCTCAATATTGGCACAAGATCTTGCCTTATAATCTCTTCTTCTGCCATGGCCATGGAAGTCCTTAAAGATCAAGATCAGATACTTTGTTCTCGTCCAATATCCAAGACCACTAAGCTACTAACATACAACTATGTGGACGCTGCCTTCTCGCCTCACAGCAATCACTGGAGGAAGATGCGCAAGGCTTTGGTGTCTGAATTCGTGGGTCCCAAGAGGGCTAGACTTACTAACCATGTTTTGTTAACAGAGGTCGAGATCATGCTTCGGTCTATATCCTTACATCCATCAAACAGTGCTGTAAACATAACCGAGTTGTTTTTAGCAATAGCAAAGGCGATGATTTGTAAGGTGGCCTTTGGTTCGAACTACAGAGAACGAGAACAACTACTCAAGGGTCCTTCATTAGAAGTGATGCTTGATGAAGTCATGGAATTATTGGATCCATCGTTAAGTGATTTGTTTCCATGGTTAGGTCCAATAGTAGACCAAATTAGTGGTAGGAATCATATGCTGGAAAAACTTTTTAGTAATCTTGATGCCTACATCCAGACGAATGTTGATGACCATAAGAATCATATAGGCAAGGTTGATGATGATGAAAAGGATTTTCTCCATACCTTGCTTGAGTTGTCTTCAATAGAAAATGCTTCCCATGACGATCGGTTTACTATAGAAGAAATCAAAGCTCTTATAATG GACATATTTATCGGAGGAATTGATACAACTTTTGCAACGATGGTTTGGGCAATGTCCGAGATCATTAGAAATCCAAGAGTGATGCAAAAGGTTCAAAGTGAAATCCGAAA TGCGCAGAGAAAACAAAAGCTAGATGAAATGGATGTCACAAAAATGACCTACTTGAAGATGGTGGTGAAAGAGACACTAAGATTGCACCCTCCAGCGGCATTGTTGCTCCCACATGAAAGCTTAAGCCATTGTCAAATTGGTGGTTATGACGTGCTTCCTGAGACGATGGTTTTCATTAATGGGTGGGTGATAGGAAGAGACCCAAGCACATGGGGGAAGAATGCGGCTGAGTTCTACCCAGAAAGGTTTGAGAATCTTGAGGGGGATTTCCGAGGGGGAAATTATGAGATGGTTCCTTTTGGAGGGGGAAGAAGAACCTGCCCAGCGTTGAAGACAGCTCCAGCGACTATAGAGTTCACCATAGCAAACTTGTTGTATTGGTATGATTGGAAAATCCCTGGCGGCGTGAAGAACGAAGATTTGGACATGGTAGAAGAGGGTTCCCTGCTTGTCCGAAAGAAATTACCACTTTTCCTTGTACCCATAAATCACAACTGGGAAGACTAG
- the LOC111905601 gene encoding uncharacterized protein LOC111905601: protein MEEKVFAMLDDFVDKISEENVVQVVTDNASREMLIQKRKKLFWTPCATHCIDLMLGDFEKNIEEHKVAITKGRKITSFIYNRLQLSNKVTKGKELLRPGATRFVASYLTSNKVTKGKELLRPGATRFVASYLTVGHLFELKGALISFFPSEKWLSTKYARNNTEIYVEDIVMDTAGFSSSAITCLRAAEPLMTVLRLVGSDSKPAMGFIYQALVNEKKEIKENFKDIQTRYGTIDDRWYNQMNRAKHVAGYYLNPHMQYSDDFKKNGWIKRYILREEINYNNKR from the exons ATGGAGGAGAAAGTATTTGCAATGTTAGATGACTTTGTTGATAAAATAAGTGAAGAAAATGTTGTTCAGGTGGTCACCGATAATGCTTCTAGGGAGATGTTGATACAAAAGAGAAAGAAACTATTTTGGACACCATGTGCAACTCATTGTATAGATCTAATGTTGGGGGATTTTGAGAAAAACATTGAAGAACATAAGGTGGCAATTACAAAGGGAAGAAAGATAACAAGTTTCATCTATAATAGGTTACAATTG AGCAACAAGGTTACAAAAGGGAAAGAGCTTCTTAGGCCTGGAGCAACAAGATTTGTCGCATCTTATCTTACA AGCAACAAGGTTACAAAAGGGAAAGAGCTTCTTAGGCCTGGAGCAACAAGATTTGTCGCATCTTATCTTACAGTTGGTCACTTGTTTGAGCTGAAAGGTGCATTGATCTCGTTTTTTCCATCTGAAAAATGGTTGTCTACTAAATATGCAAGGAATAACACCGAAATATATGTTGAGGATATAGTTATGGACACTGCAGGATTTTCGTCATCAGCTATCACATGTCTTAGGGCCGCGGAACCCTTAATGACGGTTCTTCGATTGGTTGGTTCAGATTCTAAACCAGCTATGGGTTTCATTTACCAAGCCTTGGTTAATGAAAAGAAGGAAATTAAAGAAAACTTCAAAGATATCCAAACAAG GTATGGAACTATTGATGATAGATGGTATAATCAAATGAATAGGGCAAAACATGTGGCGGGTTATTACTTGAACCCACATATGCAATATAGCGATgatttcaagaaaaatggttggATCAAAAG GTACATTCTAAGAGAAGAAATCAACTACAACAACAAAAGATGA